In the Ascaphus truei isolate aAscTru1 unplaced genomic scaffold, aAscTru1.hap1 HAP1_SCAFFOLD_1480, whole genome shotgun sequence genome, TACTGGCAGTTCTTGGCCTCAGTTAAGTAGTCCAAGTTGTTCTGACGGTCTCGCTCCCCCCTCCAGGTCTCCGACTCTCTGTCCGTGTGGAAGACTCTCtttgctgcagctgctcctccCGCCGCGTGCTCCCCCGAGTCCTGAGTCATGTCGGAGCCTAGAAAGGGGGACGCACCCCCGGAGCCGTTCAACGCCATGGCATACGATGCCCATCTTGACCCTGGCACCCTCTCCTTGAGTGACTCCGACCTGAGTCTGTCAGATGAAGCAGAGCTGGGGTCCCTCACTcctgaggaggaggatgatgaagaggaggaagaggggaggcgGGATGGGGGGCCGAAGCCTCCGGTGCTGCCATTCACCCTGAAAGGCACTAGCACCAACTTCAGCCAGCGCAGCCAAGGCATCTTCGAATGCCTAAAGGAGGTGGGAACCTTGGCGTCTCCTGTCCAGAACAGGGGGAGGGTGAAACGCCCGCTGCCCCCTCGGTCACCACATGAGGACACACTGGAGACCCCCTCACCACTTGTGGGCACACCTCCAGGACACAGGGGCAAAGTGCAGGCTGTCTCGCCACACATCGGTACAGCAGAGCCACTCTTGCCAAATGCTGACACAGCCGCTACTGTCTCGTTGCATGTGGGCACTGCAGAGATCCCGGTGCCAGCTGCACGCCTGCCTGATTACCTGGCACACCCAGAGCGCTGGACTAAATACAGCCTGGAGGACGTTCCGGAGACCACTGACCGCAGTAACCGCAGCGCCGCTCTCTCCTTCCTGGGAGAGCTACGACAACGAGGAGAGGGCACGAAGGCGCCCGCCAATGCCAGCGCCCTCTCCTACAACCAAGACCCCTCCAGCTGCGGGCAGGGCCGGATCCTCTTCACCAGGCCCTCCAAAGCAGGCCGGGGGAGCAATGGGAAGGGCGGGGCCCGCCCGGGCCTGCCACAGAGTGTAGctgagtggggggaagaggggcaagaGGAGAGCGgagtggcaggggagggggaagaggtgggcaCCGTGGGGTTTCATGGAGCCAAGAAACGCAGCCGGAAAAATATCCGAGCCAAAGCAGATCCAGGGGGCAAGGAGGACTCTCCATGAACAGGGGGGAaattgaggggggggagaggagtcggGTTGGGGGTCACCAGCATCCCTCTGACAATGAGGGTGCCATATATAATAGCACATCCCTCATACAGAGCTCTTTTAAAGGTGCAACCCCACATAACCAGCTAAATAACTACACCCTATTTGTAAACCATTTCACAATGTAGTTGACTTCCTTTTAACTAATCTAACCTTACTAAAAGTAAAGATTtgactgtttttttatttttctggaaATATATTTTCAAATTGCATTTCCTCGGGGGCTGctgaatgggggagtgtttgCTAAGGGCAGGGTGggctaaaataaaacaaaaacctgTTGACTTAAGGGGAGGAGGGCTTTACCTGTGAAAACTCTTGTGGAACACACCGTGTCAACGGACAATAGAGAGCGAACAGAGGATATcgaacccctcccaagtctccgcATGTTTACAAACTCTTTACAATttgatgttaaaaaaaatacttgtagATGTCAGATTTTGGTAAAATTAAAAAGGCGTAcatcacccagatgtgaccccttaaacatgtcactgctattcGTACACATTTGGTCCTTGGAGGGACTGACATGTTAAACCATGTAATTTTCATTATACTGGTCCTACGTGGAACTGACCCCGTAAACGTGTCCCTGCTGTCACAATATAGGATCAGAACGCATAATgacaacatttatttaaaaaaaacaattggtaTTGATAGACCATTGGTAAACCATGCACCCCGTGGAAAGAGATTACATGTATCTTTCCAGGGCCCACACTAGTGTGTCACATATAGACTATATATAGTTTTCATCAGCTGTCTTTTTTTCTAAAAACACCTCAGGCTAAAATGGAAAATATCTGTATTTTAGGTCACTCGACCATATGGATATCTATACAATTTAGTGCTGCCCCTACTGGGAATAAAACGTTGGTCATTTCCCTCTAAGCTGCTCTCACAAGACCAATTTAAATCTCTGCTTACTAATAAATGTTACAACAagggacagagaagcccaattctacatccaatatgacaaaaatacacagtaaaatacttgtatattctcttgaaaaggggtcatttagtttaaccctttggccaaagcattgtaagcctgcgagccacgacaaggcagacacctgttcacaggtcctaacgctaccagataaaatactaatatacctctattaggattaaaattctcatttacctctattaggagggagaaagaccaacattagatctatatccagtaaaatgaaaaggacctgctgacttggggaggggaggctaatagaggtatattagtatttcatctggtagtgttaggacctgtgaccTGTGTGTGCCTTgttgaactaaattaccctttttcaagagaatatgagtattttactgtgtatttttggatgtagcactgggcttctctgtcacgtgttgtatatatttgccacgctcaatagctctcctttttgacacttgtatacatatatattttgtgggggctctgTGGTTCcccaaaagagcttgctggggttctgtgtgttttacTAATAAATGATGGCAGTTTGGGGTGAAGAACAAAACGGCATGCAGAGGagccattttttgttttttgaaaccTCCAAGGTGGTCCTCAGAGGCAAAATAATTTCCTTTTTTTGCCTTtcagagggaaaaaaaataatgaaaaacatatacagtacaactaCATATATAAATTGGCTGCAGCATTTTCTAGGTACAAACATACACCAGATCCTCAGTCTTATGACGTCTACGTTCAGGCAACGAGGGAGCTGGATGTTCTTCAAGAAAGAGAGCTGCTGAGCCATAGATGTAAGGCGTGTAGGTTTATGAGGTTTGGAAACGAGGCTGGCAAAATGTTAAGCAATCTTGTGTCCAATAACCATACTTGCTTTATTTCAAGTTTGAGGGATCACATCGGAGAGCGGCCATTCATCTAGTAAAATAGTGGAAATTCTACTGGCATTCTACTCTTCTAGAAACACCTACCATTAATTCAGATAAAAGCAATACATTCTGGAGAGATTTACATCTGCCAAGAATCTGAGGAACCAAGGGCTCAATTTAACTACCCTATAGCTTTGGAGGAGATCGTAGGCACAATTAAACAATTTAAGGTTTCAGAATCGAGTGGATATTCTACGGAATATTATAAAGATATGCTCTCAGAAACTTCCCCATATTTAATATTAACCAAAAAGCTGTGTCCGTCTGACTTTTGAGCATCTTATTATCAAGCTGATTCTCAAGAAAGATAAGGATAAGAAAAAAGAAAGCTAAGGATCCGGCTTCATATCACCCATCTCTACTACATTTAGATTACAAATCTTTCCTAAGATGCTTGGGAACAGATTGAAGCTCCTGGTCCTTAGTGTGGTTCATCCTGATCAGATGGGTTTTGTTATGGGTAGACACTTGTGTCACTAACATTAAGAAACATCGTACCGCTATTCATGTCCGTTACCATTAAGAAACATCTTGccgtttatttaattttatggtCCGCTGGC is a window encoding:
- the TSSC4 gene encoding U5 small nuclear ribonucleoprotein TSSC4, producing MSEPRKGDAPPEPFNAMAYDAHLDPGTLSLSDSDLSLSDEAELGSLTPEEEDDEEEEEGRRDGGPKPPVLPFTLKGTSTNFSQRSQGIFECLKEVGTLASPVQNRGRVKRPLPPRSPHEDTLETPSPLVGTPPGHRGKVQAVSPHIGTAEPLLPNADTAATVSLHVGTAEIPVPAARLPDYLAHPERWTKYSLEDVPETTDRSNRSAALSFLGELRQRGEGTKAPANASALSYNQDPSSCGQGRILFTRPSKAGRGSNGKGGARPGLPQSVAEWGEEGQEESGVAGEGEEVGTVGFHGAKKRSRKNIRAKADPGGKEDSP